The DNA segment CGTTCGGTTCGATAATTCGCTAATAAATTTTCACAGATATTCGCTTCTGATCGAGTTCAAGGCATAACAACGCTTATTGGAACCTGGAAGAGAGATCAATGCAAGTGTGAACATTGTTTCGAAAGATTATGCGCCAGAGGCACCAGTTGCACAGGCGCACCAGGTCCTGAGCGAGCGCTCGGGACAAATAACTTGGGTATAACAACTTGCACTCATTCAATGAAAAGACCACGCTTTTAGGCAGCTAATATACAAATTTGTTCTCGTGGATTTTTCAAGGCAATGTGTTATTTAACCAGCTTCACCACATTTGCATACTTATCAAACAATATGCGCTGGTGCCGTATCACACTTCTGTCCccttcaacgaacacaacacTTTACGCGCTGCTTCCTCGTCTAATTGCTGTCATTAGCATGGTGCATCAGATAACTGAAAGCACCTTACAATATCCTCATTTTTCCGGGCATCCAGAAGCAAACAGCATTACGTGCACGTATCATATGTGGCAAGTAAGCCCCACATTTTTACCACACGGAGGCCTATCTAAACTTTATATTTCACCTCGGTTCaccatcgtcatcagcctatcttgatgtccactgcaggaccccCCGAAGGCCGCTCCCAGGACTCttaattactcctgtcttgcgctagctgattccaaatagTTCCTGCAAATTTTAAGTTTTCTCGCACCAACTAATTCTCTGACGCCCTGGACCGCACTTACCATTCCTTGGCTTTTCCATACCTTCCGATTTTGTAACTATGATGAACCGCCAGTTACCTGCCCTAcacatcacatggcctgcccagctctatttcttcctcttaatgtcaactagaatatcggccacccccattcgctctctgatccacaccgcttgtCTTCGTgtcgcttaacgttaggcctaacagttcTCACTTCACCGCTTTGTTGCGCAGCCTCTAAGTTGTTATCGAGTTTCTGTGTTAACATCCCAGTTTCTGCCCAATGTTCAGTTTGGTTAAGGACGGGAAAATATTCCACAATCGATTCCATATCCCAAGGATTGTTTCTCTGATATTCGTATTCTATTCGGAGATTTCGCTATTCTAACACCCCCCAGATAAATGTGGTGCTCACTGCTGCTCTCGGGCACACCGGATGGCTCCGTCTCTTCGAACTCGGTGCTCGATCCGAACGTTGACGTTGTTGAGGGCAAGGTGTTTCCGTGTTCTGGAAGTGGTACGATTAAAAATGTCACGCTTTCGAGCCGCGCCGACGTTAAGCTCTCGAACACCCATAGTCTGACGTAATCACTTACTCTGCTCTGGGGGCACAGAGACGGGGGGCTCCACGAAATCAGCCATGATGcttctgcctcgtcgtcttcccttAACTCCGGGATGTTACCAACGATggtggtgatgattatgataatgatgattatgatgataatctACCCTTATGACACGTGCCCACCGAGGAACATGGGAGAATAATCGGGCAGCTGGTTTAAATAAAAACTCGTATTATATAGACAGGCTTAACTGCACTGACGGCTAACCCCAAACCAAATTTAGGAGCGTGTAAACCACCTTGTTTCAAATAGTGCGGATGAAGGGCAGGCTCCATGCAAAATTTAAGTTTGAAATACGAGCGGATTCATCAAGAAGAGCACACAAAAATAAGCGGTTTTCATACCgaaactgaaaaagaaaacaaaaaaaagccgcCATAACCACCCGGcggaagtgacgcatgactcAAAACGTGCGGCGTTTTGGCATTACCTCCGAGATTCGGTGGTGCCCGTGGCTGTAGGTGATGCACCAAACATTTTCGGAGATGACGTGCTCGGACTTGAGTCCTATCCGCTAAGCACCAGGTGCATTTGTCGTCTGTTTAGGTGCTATTTAAAGACTGTTGATAAAgaaattagacaattaccagctCAAGTGCATTGCCAAGGTTGCTTGAGTAATATGGACTTCTCATTTATAAGCCCTCAAACCAAAGTGAGACTTTGTTGCAGTTGTACTTTACTTGCACAAGCGCCAAGCATTATGTAGTCTGCGCTGTAGGCATTTGTGATAATCTTATTCTTGAAAAAGAAATTCTGTTTTGAGAGTCGTCTCTGTCTACTAGGAAGGGTCCAAAGGCTCAGCTGAGCGCTTGTTCTTTGTTCTCGTCCATCTCGCACTACCCATATTTATAATGTAGATCCCCACGAACTCGTCCAAATTTCATCCTGGAATGAAGCGACTTTCTGAGACTCCTTTACATCCCACAACGAGACGCATATGAGCAGCCCCTCGGAAACGCAACACTCCACTGTGGTTAATTGCTGGTGGTGGTGGCGCTCTGACACGGTATGTTGAATTGCTTACGAAGTTGCAGACTCTCTGATGACTCGGCATCAAACTTAGGCAAAATACATCCCGTTTGCCAtgcgcaaaagaaaagaaaaagaacaactaCGGTTCTTTCAAACAGTACTTCCACCACGCGTTACCTGATCTCGGAGAAAAGTCTGCAGGGCATTTGCTTCTAAAGCCGTATATAAGAGGGCGCCACCACCTAACCTTCCCCTTATGagaggaagaagaaaaataaacggAAAAGAAAGACTTCTTTGGCCGCATTTAACAGGAATCCCTAAACTGGTCGTAATTTTCAGATATTTAATGGTATTCGAGATGGTATTGCACAGGAATGTAACGCTTACTCGAATCCATCGTCGCTGAGCGTGTCCCGGTGAATGTTGAACTACACTCGCAACAGCGCATTTTCGTATATAAGCAGGTTGACTTCCCCGTCCTCATTATTGTTTGCTTCTTTGGCGGAAGTGTGATGTAAACGTATTTATTTCTTCTGGTAACTGCATTTATCTCTAATTCTCTGTATATTAGGACTTATAGTCGCGTTCAGGTTTTTTTCACATGAtaagaacaaatatttttttttagatcttACAAATACCAACCtgctatttgtttttgtttgtgatCGGGTGCTCTTTACTGCTGCCGTCACCACCACGTATGAGCCTCACCTCACATGAGAAAGCTCACCTTGTGTGAGCGTTCTTTCTTTTGCCTTATTGAAGGTGCGGTACGTCTAAACTGTAGAAGAAATAACGACAGGCATTAGAGCGCGGCAGCAAATAATTTagtataatagcttttctaccgACAGTTCTGGTTTCCTTTCTCAGGAGGATAGTGTTGGGACGTTATGACGAAGTTAGCTgccacgtgggagcaggacgttGCGCCGTTTTGACACTAGCTCAGGCTCGTTCGATCctctgctatgctgctacatccGCCCTCACAACGGGTAGCAGCATACGAGACGAGCGCGCAAGCCGGAGCGATAGTCTAAACGTCGCAACGTCCTactcccacgtgaccacatacTTCGATCGTCATTACCAATGTGACGTCATGACGTCACAGTAACCTCCTCGaaaatgaaaccgaaactggttgCAAAAAAAATTGGTTGATTTTATCAGCGTTCGTAGGGTACTTCACGCATGTTTTTTGGGTGCAGACAGTCTGTCTATCCAACGGCCTATCTACGtatgtatctaaccgttttcgcACGTTCTTTAAGGTTGTTTTTGACGCAAGTCATCCAGCAACCATTTACTGAACTCTGCATGCGAAATGCTGTACGTACGCAAGGATAAAGCATGGTGGTCTCCCCCACAGGGTCCTAGACATGTACGCTGATCATCACGAACTCCGTCACCATCTACCACTGTTCACTGCTCCTTAGAAACCTGCGTCGGTTGCTTCACCGTGCCGTTCTTGGCCTTTGTGAGTTGCTCTTCCCCGCGCGCACATTCATTGCGCGGTGAAGCACCTTGTCGCACTTTTCCTACATCCGTTTTTGCCAAGCATGCTTTGCTGAAAGGTTCACACGTGAGGGGGTCCGCGTGTGCGTGTGCGGTATGTGCGAATGTTTGAGTTATGTGTGTGCGCACAGGCGCTTGTTAGCATGAGGTGCGGGTGCTTCTGCTGTTTTGGCATGCACGTGGGTACATCTTTGTTTCCGCGTGTGTACTATTTTTTATAGCGCACACGTGTGTCTGTGCGTAGGTAAATTTTGCACATGAGCCTCTGTGTGTCTGCCTGTGTTTGTGTGCTTGTGAAGGTGGCAATACTAATGTGTGAGCGCGAGCGCGCATTGCAACTGGCCATGAGCGAATATTGATGTGCTAGAACGTTTCTATGGGTATCAAAAGGTATGAGCTATGAGGGATCCACATGATATATTTAACTACCATGACATGCCCACTTCGACGGGCTCGGGATAATATAAAAGCGCGCAGAATTTTATCCAGCTCGCAGACGCATTACGCTTTACGGATTACAAGAACATCGGAGATGTCGGCTGTAACCGGGCCACTGGTAACGCTATCTTAGTAGGCTATCTTGGGACGCTTTCGACAACAAAACCTtgaaaacgttcttttttttttgtaggtgcAGCTTTCTTGGCCTCTTTCCCGCATTTAGGTGTGTGTTTCTAACTATTTTTAGCCACTGTCAGACTTGCTGTGAGCGCGCTACATATAGACTACACCATCATTTCCCTGCACTTAACTGTCATGAATATCTAATCAGACGCGGTAGACGGTGGCGTTTGACTAAAGGTTGTGCGCTACATATGTTCTTAGTTCGCTCACGTGATTTATGACGCACGCGCAGACTAGCAAGCGATTTAAACGCGCAGAAATTGTCAGCACGGGGTCTTTTGGAAGTAGCAAGAGCAGTTGACTTTTGCaagtaattgaaaaaaaaaagttactctACAGAAGAGTAAATTGATGCCATCAGGCATATAAACGACTGTAGGAGACAATTTATGTCTGTTGTGAATGGCTGCCCTCTTGAATGGACGGATTCTGGGGTTTCAGTTCTTAGTGATAAGCGTTTAGATGTATCGCAGAAAATGTTTATACAGAGTCCCTCCCATTTTGCATCTACAACTCGGTAGGCTATTGGCTGTTAGCGCTAGCTGCTCTGAACTTTGGAAAGCTCCAGCGCAAGGTGCCTACACACCTTCCAGCACCTTTGCAGCAGCAGGTAGGTCGAACATGATCGTTGCATTTGGAGTTCTATGTGCTGTAGTTAACGTCAGCGTCCCAAGATTGCGCCACCTGGGGCTGGTGGGCACAGCGTGCAATGTTCTGGTATTCCGTGCACTGACACGAAGGTTAAACCTTTGTACTTGCGCGCTATAATCTACGTGCTTGTTTCGTGCGCCGCAAAGATGATACGGCAAGAGCactgttcgtttcttttttttccttttgtttttcttgctgATGTTTATTTTTCAATGTGCACGTCAAGTAATCGACACTGGACTTTGCGATCACCGCTGGTCACCTCCATTCGCACCTTAAACGTGCCGTTCTGAAACGAAGAGAAGAGACAAAAAGGAAATTAAGGAACAGTACGCGCTGAAGGGCGCGAACCTCTCGAGATAAGTGCAGCATTGCACGCAATTAGCTCAAGATCTCTGGTTAGTTTAAGGTCCTTTGGTATTGCGTTCACACCTCTTTCCGCCCTCGATCGTGACAAAGACGCTGTTCACATTTCCCTGTATAGGTACCCTGCATCAGCGAGATGgaattgcgacgctttcgttcatCACACCAGTGTCGTCGACACAAGCCGCTAGGGGCCGCGATGAAGATGAAATATCTCAAAAGCAGAAGGACGCGCCAATGTACTCTACCAGTAGTACACCAAGAGACGTGCGACGAAACTACTCTCTAGCGCCCATGGTTCATCAATCGTCTGAATTCTACACGTCGAGCTTCGCCTAGCCCCAAGGCCAAGCTTCGGGTCCTTCGTTCTGCCGTGTTCAAGCGCGACCATGCCTTTCATCGCATCACGGCAAGTGTAGTTTAACATTTGGCGGTCTCGGGCACTCCTACCTATATTGATGAGCGATGGAAAGCGACATCGCAAAGCGAAATTGCATGCTTCATATTCTGCTTCCTTTGCTCGCTAGGATGTGAGTTGCGACGCTGCGGTTAACTGTGGAAAGCTTCATCGCAAGGTGCCTACATcaatgttctttctttcttctttttttccttttctttcagtGCGGTGCAACCAGTACAAGTACGCAAAGAAGGAGCAAGACAGACACACACAGCCCTACGTGTGTTTTGTTCCTTCTCTGCGTCTGTTTGCGCTGCACTGAAAAACCTTCCAAtgacataccaacaagcccaaatttcaAAACTATATGCATATTGCATTGACTGTGCAGCGTCTAGAACTTATTAAAAAATGCAGGACCTATCGGCGTCAATACGTATTTCCAACGCTAGGTCCGCTTGCTGCTAGCAACAGTTTTTCTCCTTTTTCTCCTTCTCTCGTTACATAAGTCTTATTGCTCTTCTCATAGAAGTTCTCTCCCAGGTCAGTAATCATCGCATCTACCTCTTTTTAACTagaaaatctgaaaaaaaaaatacctgaaGATTCGTTAAAGGACACGCCTCATCGATAAGTTCACTAAATTTTTAGTTATACAGGTGTGGTCTGACTGTGTCGTGTCTCACTCTTGCAACGTACCTAAGTCTGTTGACAATTTCTTTGAATTTTGTCGCAGAATTTAAGGTGAAGAAAATCTTTAGTTGGTGCTATTTTGCCAgcttgagaggaagctttagttcgggcccaactccgataccgcctattgaaatacatgtgaaacacaggaacgtttttctttttctgaaacgattttattgaaatttgttgcatttgggAGACAAAGTTAAATTTTAGTGACTGTTGCAAGCGTAATTATGATTTAAGGCTTGAATTATTTAAAGGAAACTTTATTAAGTTGGGAAGCTTGAAAAATATAGAAAGaggaagtttacaaattcgtagctctgcagcAAGAACAGATATCACAGTTTTGTAAAGTGCATGTGTTAAAGCATCCAAAGTGCACAACTTTAACGAACCAATTTATACCTTACGCGAATTTGTTACtttgtttacgagggttttgcagaagttctactcacatattagtggtcgatacgtcaattttgtccgctttagatgtactattaaaTGCgatttacagaattgcgatatcattTTTGACTGCTGATTAAAAGAGTTATAAGCTTAATAGCTTAATTTTTTGAAATTTTGCGAATTTCAACAATTTTTACGAAACAATTGACGGCCTAaaccgagaattcgttccaaaacAGTAACTAGATTTTagccttttcttttaaatgcgacaaGGCTGCATCAAATTTGGTGTAGcggctgccgagaaaaacgatttctctttTCCCATGCATTTATACAGGAGCTGCCGAGCTAAAGCTATAGATAGGACTGTTAAACTAGTCGTTTAGCTGACGCGCGTAAATCCAAAATGATATTTCcgacgtttcttttcttttctgcgtTCAGTGGAACTCTTGGACCTCGAAACCATCAAAAACATACTGCCAAGCCTCACACCACCCTACGTAATTTACAAGATTAGCTTTCCACGAATCACTTTGGGTTCCGGTTTCACAGGAGGTGTGTTTGTGTGTCGTGACTTCGTAGCGTAGAAGGTAGTCACATGGGGGGAAGTACATGGAGACGTTTCGGCCCTCTCTCTAGCTAGCTCGGTCGTCTATGCGGCTACTCATTGAACGCGGCGACCTGGCGGCATACCAACATAACAGACCACCGAGCGAGCCGAAGCGAGTGCGAAAACGTCGCAATGAACTGCTCCGCGTAACCATCTGCTGtgccatgacgtcacgacacacacacacctccTGCGAAACCGAAAATTGAAAGTGCTTCGTAAAAAGCTAACCTAGTGAATTATGTAGGACGCTCTGGGACGTGCACATATTAATTagcttttgttcttttttttttcttttgaggggggagagaaaagggggggagggggggggggggggcagggattTCGGTCATTGCTCCTTTACCAGAATATTTCGAAGCTGTTTCACGCCGCTATCATCGCTACCGTAATTGTCATACCAGAACTGACTCCTATGTGAGGGAATATTTGGCTGGCCCATTGCTGCTCCCAGAAATACTTCCCGCTGCAGCGAACCTTCACTCACCGCAAGGACGGCTTTAATTACTGGGTGGACGAAGAACACCATTCTTGAGGAGTAGACACCGGCCGGAATCGGGCACGTATTGTTCCAGGGCTCTCCTATTGACTTCTCCATGGCAGACTCGCCATCACAGCCCTTGTAAGTACTGCGCAGGCGCAGTAGGGAGGTCGGCGTTGTGGTAAACGAGTCAGGAAGGCGGTCAAAATACATCCTTAACCTTGTTTAACAATGGAGCCAATTAAAGTCACGAAACTGAAAGGCATCCTCGTGTCAAGGCACAAAGATATATGACTGCGCGGGAGATTGCTGAAGCATTCTTTATTCACAAGTCCAGTGACATGCACGTTGCGAGGCCGTCCGTAATGCTGCATGAACTAGGAATTGATTACTTAGCCGCTAATCTTTAAGCTTTCACACGTATTTAATTGTGCCATGGTATATATTTGTGTTTCTGACAATACAGTTGCTAGTCAGCGCTTGTATCATGTTTATATCTCGTCCCTTTTTGTTTTTTGCGCTATTATGCGTCAACATCTTCTTCCTACGCATGGCGAACTAGTCCCTTGTATCAGCCATAATCTGAAGGGTTGCATAGCCCTAAATATATACTTGCAAATTTAATCATTTCGAAGCCGCATTTTGAGCACTCGTATATGACACTACAGTGCTTATTTATCTGACAGCCGGACTGCTTGCTGATTGATACATGTGCGCAAACGCCGCCGCCGTAGCTTTGGCTTCATTGCCAAGACAAGTAGTCCGCGGGTTGAGCGAACAGAATTTGCTATAAATACTCATTAATTTTATAACAGTCATGTGGTGTCTTTCTTTTAGTCTCAATATAAATTTCTTGGCGCACTTTCCCGCACTTTCTGGTTCAGGATTGAACAGCTATGGAGGCAGCGATCACCATTCATGCAGAATGCGGCCGTAGCAGCAATGTTATAAAAATCTAAAGTGTAAAGTGTAATTAGGCTCAATCACAACGAGCACGAGCATCGGAAACACGATCCAGTGCTCGCAAGAAAAATTGGCGACGCATTCATCCTCTGGAGTTGAAGAGCGACGTTAATGAGATCAGCAATGCTTCTTATAGATGGTGTGTAATTAGTGATTATGTTTTATATcgtattattatgattattattgtATCCATCCGCGAATCGCGAAACCTTATGGGCACATCAGCAGACCGACAAACCAAGTGGCAATCTCGCCGCCAACCCCAATGCCTAATACGACACAGCATATCTTGTTCTAATCACAGCACCCTAGTTGAAACTTCGTATAGCAACTCCCACTATTCCTAGTATCATGGCTGCAACTGCGTTGCAATGGCTATCCATCAAGCAGCCACTCTCGATGCGGAGGCGTCTGATGCGGATGGGGCGCtatcgttttatttatttaagacCATATACCTCCTGTGTCACCTTAACACCATTCATTCTGGGGGATTGGacaagaatgggcacataccaaTATTACATAATCATTGCCAAATGCTGTCTGTTCTAGCACATACTccgtggcacatacacagtgagcCAGGTTgtctactaggccagacagcagccagcatgGACCTAGTGGCCcgagctagtagacaacttggggcactgggtcTCTGAAGAAAAGGTTAGATGCATACTTGGGTGATGTTCCCAAGGAATGCTCCACCTATTAACTAATATTTGCCTCCGAGATCCGGGTGTGCGCGCTGCCGGATCTCCAAAGCCATGCCTGAACCACACAGAGTTTCCTAGAAGAATTACAAAAGGTAACGATAGCGCTATAGTGTCTACGGAAGCTGCAAGTATGGCACTTCAGCCAGCAGGGGAGTAATGGACAGTGCATACATCTGCCTAAAGTTTTGCCTTCTGGTTTCAAACGCTTTTGCGACTTTGAAAATTGATCATTGTCGACAATACGTTGCGTTCAAAATGCGACTGTTTGCAATGATTTCGCATGCGCGCAGAAAGTTACTGCTTCGCCGTGCTTAAAAAACTCTGATAGCCAAAAACTTAGGAAGATAAAACGTAATAAGCAGCGCCAAGCGAACCTCTGCCGCCCCAAAAACAAAGATTAGACAAATACAGGTACTATGTACCCATTGTTGTCATGGTAGATGAACGATCGCAGCGACTGAGTTTCCATCTAATAATTGTTGTAGGAAACTCAATGGCTTAAAGAAGCCGTTCGATGTCAACTGCCACGTGGGGCAGTCCAATTCTCCCGAAATGTGAACACGTGTTAATTGTTTATTAATGAATGAAGAGATTGCATTACATTTCGAAATTAACACCTGCAGCGTCAACACTTGGCCCCTTAGTCCTTGTAGTCTTCTGCAAAATACCAGCACACGTAAATATTTACAAAATGCGTGACTTCCCAGAAATGTAACTAGCGCCGGTTATGGCACGAAATTCAAGAAAGAAAATTTCGTTTTCAAGACACTGAGGGAGAGTTCCTAAAGCCTAATTTACTGGTCTGCCTCTCCTGGTTTCCTGAGTGTCCGTTTAATAAATAATCACAAACTTGAAGATGCCGTCTTACCATGAGCAGGTAAAGCAGCCCAAATTTTTAAATTCCGCTATATTCGTCATGGTACAGCGGAAGACACCCACCAGGAACCCATGTCTTGCACGCAAGGCATCTTCAATCCGTTCGAGTTCCACATGGTGAACTTGGTAATCGGCGCACCTTGGAGGACTTCGTGGAGCTCACCAATGTAGTGTATGGTCATGTTTCGGCCCACCTTGGCGTCCTCGATACTCAAGTTCTGGAGGGTTACCAAACTCGGCTCGGCTGCAATATACGGACAGAGGTGAATGTTCAGCATGGGAATATAGCGATAGGCCGTGCCGTTCGGTCATGTGGCCGAGAAATGTGGAAGAACAACAGAAATGAATATTACATTGATGGCGCTTCTAGCGCTCCTTTCTTTCTATCAACTCTTGTTTTGTTCGTGCTTTCTATCAACCCTGCGGTTGAGCTGTCAACAAGAAGGGAGAAACCTCAGTGGGGCGCCAATGTGTCGACAAGGGGAGTGCGTTAACGGCTACAGCGGTCGACCTTGGAGGTGTGCATTGAACGAAGGGAACGATGCTCAAGGAAGATACCGAACTCTCTCACCACAATCTCTCCCcccgcacacatgcacacacatacatgtacacacacacacacgctcacacacacacatgcacagacGTACTGTAGAATGTTGTGCCAGCTGCCAGGCAAAGCTTTCCCGGGGGGAGGCTGGGGAGTATTCTGTGAGTGTCCACCTACAAGACATGCCCATTTCGCCTGCCACTGAAGATCTGATTGGCTGGGTTGGGGTACGCTTGAGGAAGAGAAAGGCTCCCCTGCCAATTAGAACTTCAGCAGCAAatgaaatgaacatgtccactaggtggacattAATAAAAtacaacccccctccccccgcccccacGACAGGTTTCTTTGAGCAGCTTCTCTATTTCCATGTTTTTTACCTACTCTCTCAATCTTGACGATGTTTCTTCCTCTCCCCGAAGGGATTCTATGGTGTAGGTGATGGGTAGGTGGTGACGGCGAAAGGGGTAGGTGGAAAATGTGTAATGCGTGTGTGTTTCCACGTCTACCTTTCGGCACCATGAATAGGCGGGGAGTATTCCTCGCTGAAAAGGCAATCAGAACAGAAAGTAGGAATCATATTGTTAtgatgcggaagtcacatataaagatgtatttacaataattacaagagagacaacgatacataaacaagatggctatCCAGACTGATTCCACCTCTACAActcaaatcgtcttcttctgactggcaccactcttggttgcgccgtaacataacccccgcctGTAAAGGCGCTGTCTAGGTGCTAACTATAAGGGAGGTGAACTCGCGACAAAGTCACTTGGGACAGGCGAGTCCAGCGGAGCGATTTCGTAGCCAAGATGCTGCAGTATCGCgtagggccctgtgtagcgcGGCATCAGCTTTTCAGACAGGCTAATCCGGCGGCATGGTGTCCATAGGAGGACAACGGAGCCAGGAGGAAATCGGACGTcccgatgtcggctgtcgtaTCGAATCTTCTGCGCGGATTGAGACTCAGTGAGCCGGGAGCCGGAAATCTGGCGTGCcgtgtgagcccgggcgaagacGTCTTGAGCGTATACAGTGGGAGTGTGCGCCGAGGaaggaagcagtgtgtcaaaAGGCAAAGTAGGGTAGCGGCCGAACAGAATATAAAGGTTGAAAGCCAGTGGTCTCGTGACGGGACGAATTGTAAGCGAAAGTCACGAAGCGTAACGTGTTGTCCCAGTCCCTGTGGTCGTCAGAAACATACATTGACAGAATTTGTGCCAACGTGTGACTGAGCCGCTCCGTGAGTctgtttgtctgcgggtggtaggcgatAGAAAGCTTGTGCTTtcagtgtcccagcactcattgacactgcgcgcacatatccgtgatgagtGCGCAGTTGCGCGGACGCCTGAGCAAGCTTCTCACACCCGCTGCATCACGCGCCCTCCCCGTCGCCGACGGAGGAACGCCTTCCggacttggtatgtgcactgctcgcattggcAACTCGGGGCGCCTAACGAATGTGCTGTTTGCCGTTTTGGAACAATGCCCCTATGACGTTATACTCGGCTTAAACTATTAtcgtcccattcagccctctttgactgcgcgtctaGTGTGATTCAGGTTGAACTGTCCCACGGTTGTTATCGTCCACCAGTCACATCGCCACGGTTATGCCCTCCCGAGGACATACGCCTGTCGCCTCAAGTCACTACGTACGTCACTGTATCTAtctgttcctgacggcgactatgtGATATGTCTCACCGCTGACAAAGAATTTGGCCGTTCCCCATATCGGGTTCACCATCACAGGTaatcgtcttcttctgactggcaCCCGTCTTGGTAGCGACGTAACAATATATAATAGGGAGTATATAGTGTTTGCCCAACAAAATTCGATCGAACAAAAATTACCCGCTCGAATCACGTGACTACCCTCACGCGTTTTGAGCTTGGTACGCATAATTCTGATATTGTAAACTATGGTTGTTTATGCGGCCGAGTTGAATTCAGCCTGGTCATACAAGTCTCTCGCAAATGCTAGTATTGTCtttaaaggtgcattcacacgaccggacggaggaggaattttcgcagcggatggcgtatcacgtgacgcgcgcgtcatcaaaacgtgccgccctcgcctagtccggcctcctccgctcgcggtccggattgaaaatgctcgccggtatttccatccgtccgtttggcggtcg comes from the Dermacentor silvarum isolate Dsil-2018 chromosome 9, BIME_Dsil_1.4, whole genome shotgun sequence genome and includes:
- the LOC119464922 gene encoding uncharacterized protein LOC119464922, yielding MLRRKEVVFCGAVLALIACSCWASVQYPVVTSCQSEPSLVTLQNLSIEDAKVGRNMTIHYIGELHEVLQGAPITKFTMWNSNGLKMPCVQDMGSCTYKGCDGESAMEKSIGEPWNNTCPIPAGVYSSRMVFFVHPVIKAVLANGTFKVRMEVTSGDRKVQCRLLDVHIEK